A region of Plantactinospora sp. BC1 DNA encodes the following proteins:
- a CDS encoding carbohydrate ABC transporter permease, whose amino-acid sequence MATTTHSPDRTDTGSGSPSPTAEQRPGHGRPALLFLAPFLALYLLFIIGPALYGLVMSFFHTSLVRPGLGDFAGLDNYAEALGSPDFWWALWHTAWFTLLTTPPLVLLALVFALLAERARRGRWFFRLAFFLPYVLPSAVVALIWLWMYTPELGLFSRTVDALGLTAPNWLGDPSWAMVSLAIATVWWTLGFNFVLYLAGLQDVPRDLYEASAIDGAGPWQQIRRITLPLLARTTTLVVVLQVIASLKVFDQMYLMTSGGPNFSTRSALQYIYEVGFTDYRTGYAAAASTLFFLLVLAVSTVWLVMTRRQESGV is encoded by the coding sequence GTGGCCACCACCACCCACTCCCCCGACCGGACGGACACCGGATCCGGCTCGCCGTCGCCGACCGCCGAGCAGCGGCCCGGGCACGGCCGGCCGGCGCTGCTCTTCCTGGCCCCGTTCCTCGCGCTCTACCTGCTCTTCATCATCGGCCCCGCGCTCTACGGGCTGGTGATGAGCTTCTTCCACACCAGCCTGGTCCGACCCGGGCTCGGCGACTTCGCCGGCCTGGACAACTACGCCGAGGCGCTGGGCAGTCCCGACTTCTGGTGGGCACTCTGGCACACCGCCTGGTTCACCCTGCTGACCACTCCGCCGCTGGTCCTGCTGGCGCTGGTCTTCGCGCTGCTGGCCGAGCGCGCCCGCCGGGGACGCTGGTTCTTCCGGCTGGCCTTCTTCCTGCCGTACGTGCTGCCCTCCGCCGTGGTGGCGTTGATCTGGCTGTGGATGTACACGCCGGAACTCGGCCTGTTCAGCCGGACCGTCGACGCGCTCGGCCTCACCGCGCCGAACTGGCTCGGCGACCCGTCCTGGGCGATGGTCTCGCTGGCGATCGCCACCGTCTGGTGGACGCTCGGCTTCAACTTCGTGCTCTACCTCGCCGGCCTCCAGGACGTACCCCGGGACCTCTACGAGGCGTCCGCGATCGACGGCGCCGGGCCGTGGCAGCAGATCCGCCGGATCACCCTGCCACTGCTGGCCCGCACCACCACGCTGGTGGTGGTACTCCAGGTGATCGCCTCGCTGAAGGTCTTCGACCAGATGTACCTGATGACCAGCGGCGGCCCGAACTTCAGCACCCGCTCGGCGCTCCAGTACATCTACGAGGTGGGCTTCACCGACTACCGGACCGGCTACGCCGCCGCCGCGTCCACCCTGTTCTTCCTGCTCGTACTGGCGGTCTCCACGGTCTGGCTGGTCATGACCCGCCGCCAGGAATCGGGGGTGTGA
- a CDS encoding MbtH family protein, giving the protein MTTNPFEDPDGQYLVLVNDEGQHSLWPSFVDVPAGWTVVFGADGPQSRDACLAYVEENWTDLRPRSLRERMAAATAEPGS; this is encoded by the coding sequence ATGACCACCAATCCGTTCGAGGACCCGGACGGGCAGTACCTCGTGCTCGTCAACGACGAGGGGCAGCACTCGCTCTGGCCGTCCTTCGTGGACGTACCGGCCGGCTGGACGGTGGTGTTCGGCGCGGACGGCCCGCAGTCCCGGGACGCCTGCCTGGCGTACGTGGAGGAGAACTGGACGGATCTGCGTCCCCGCAGCCTGCGGGAGCGGATGGCCGCTGCCACGGCCGAGCCGGGTAGCTGA
- a CDS encoding alpha-N-arabinofuranosidase — protein sequence MHQAALTIDPAFRIAEVDPRIYGSFVEHLGRCVYTGIYEPGHPTADEHGFRRDVAELVRQLGVPVLRYPGGNFVSGYNWEDGIGPRESRPRRLDLAWRSIETNEVGVDEFVGWTRRVGSEPMMAVNLGTRGVDAARTLLEYTNHPGGTYWSDLRRKHGSPEPYDIKLWCLGNEMDGPWQTGFATAREYGRLAAQTAQAMRRVDPSIELVACGSSGSGMPTFGSWEATVLEETYDLVDYVSVHSYYQEHDGDRDSFLASAVDLDQFMESVVATCDHVRAVGKHRKRINLSVDEWNVWYQSRFVGEEKLDWAEAPRLIEDVYSVVDAVVVGDLLISLLRQADRVKIACLAQLVNVIAPIRSEPGGPAWVQPTYHPFALTSRHGRGTVLRVEPTGPSHDTARHGEVPTVTATAVRDDESGAVTLFAVNRDQREPLALDVDLRACAGLVAGEHVVLTDSDPEATNSAEAPERVRPSRLADLKVEGGRLSVVLPALSWNMIRLTTADATQS from the coding sequence GTGCACCAGGCCGCGTTGACCATCGATCCCGCCTTCCGGATCGCCGAGGTCGACCCGAGGATCTACGGCTCGTTCGTGGAACACCTCGGGCGCTGCGTCTACACCGGGATCTACGAGCCGGGACATCCGACCGCCGACGAGCACGGGTTCCGCCGGGACGTGGCGGAGCTGGTCCGCCAGCTCGGCGTGCCCGTACTGCGCTATCCGGGCGGCAACTTCGTCTCCGGGTACAACTGGGAGGACGGCATCGGCCCGCGCGAGTCCCGGCCCCGCCGGCTCGACCTGGCCTGGCGCTCCATCGAGACCAACGAGGTCGGTGTCGACGAGTTCGTCGGCTGGACCCGCCGGGTCGGCAGTGAGCCGATGATGGCGGTCAACCTCGGCACCCGGGGGGTGGACGCCGCCCGCACCCTGCTGGAATACACCAACCATCCGGGCGGGACGTACTGGTCCGACCTGCGGCGCAAGCACGGCAGCCCCGAGCCGTACGACATCAAGCTGTGGTGCCTCGGCAACGAGATGGACGGCCCGTGGCAGACCGGCTTCGCCACGGCCCGGGAGTACGGCCGGCTGGCCGCACAGACCGCGCAGGCGATGCGCCGGGTCGACCCCTCGATCGAACTCGTCGCCTGCGGCAGCTCCGGCAGCGGGATGCCGACCTTCGGCAGTTGGGAGGCGACCGTACTGGAGGAGACCTACGACCTGGTCGACTACGTCTCGGTGCACAGCTACTACCAGGAGCACGACGGCGACCGGGACAGCTTCCTGGCCAGCGCGGTCGACCTGGACCAGTTCATGGAGTCGGTGGTCGCCACCTGCGACCACGTCCGGGCGGTCGGCAAGCACCGCAAGCGGATCAACCTCTCGGTCGACGAGTGGAACGTCTGGTATCAGAGCCGGTTCGTCGGGGAGGAGAAGCTCGACTGGGCGGAGGCGCCCCGGCTGATCGAGGACGTCTACTCGGTGGTCGACGCGGTGGTCGTCGGCGATCTGCTGATCTCGCTGCTCCGGCAGGCCGACCGGGTCAAGATCGCTTGTCTGGCGCAGCTCGTCAACGTCATCGCGCCGATCCGCAGCGAACCGGGCGGGCCGGCCTGGGTGCAGCCGACGTACCACCCGTTCGCGCTCACCTCCCGGCACGGTCGCGGCACCGTGTTGCGGGTCGAGCCGACCGGGCCGTCGCACGACACCGCCCGGCACGGCGAGGTGCCGACGGTCACCGCGACCGCCGTCCGGGACGACGAGTCCGGCGCGGTCACCCTCTTCGCGGTCAACCGGGACCAGCGGGAACCGCTCGCCCTCGACGTCGACCTGCGGGCCTGCGCCGGGCTCGTCGCCGGGGAGCACGTCGTGCTGACCGACTCGGACCCGGAGGCGACGAACAGCGCGGAGGCGCCCGAGCGGGTGAGGCCGAGCCGGCTCGCCGACCTCAAGGTCGAGGGCGGACGGCTCAGCGTGGTCCTGCCGGCGCTCTCCTGGAACATGATCCGGCTGACCACCGCCGACGCCACCCAGAGCTGA
- a CDS encoding carbohydrate ABC transporter permease codes for MALLESTRDTDRDRRTEAGSAALAHSVDRRLRLFNRCCIGILVAFALLWLVPLAWAVDTSLKPNAETTDPTWWIENPTLGAYHTVLTQSDMLSWYLSSFVTSTLAAAGTVLTASMAAYALSRLRFRYRRLVYWFVLCGLLIPSQVLIVPQFRELGSVHLLNTWWAVFLPQVPTAIAIFIFKQFFDGIPRDLDEAARMDGAGFFRTYRRVVMPLSRPAVSAVTIFTFVWSWNNLLWPLLAVTDPELMTIPVGLAAIQGTYGIRYADTMASAVLGALPLVLVFLLFQRRIVEGIAGTGLKG; via the coding sequence ATGGCACTACTCGAATCGACCCGCGACACCGACCGGGACCGCCGCACCGAGGCCGGTAGCGCGGCGCTGGCACACTCGGTCGACCGACGACTCCGGCTCTTCAACCGCTGCTGCATCGGGATCCTGGTCGCGTTCGCGCTGCTCTGGCTCGTGCCGCTGGCCTGGGCGGTGGACACCTCGCTGAAGCCGAACGCGGAGACCACCGACCCGACCTGGTGGATCGAGAATCCGACGCTGGGCGCCTACCACACGGTGCTGACCCAGAGCGACATGCTCAGCTGGTATCTCTCCAGCTTCGTCACCTCGACGCTGGCCGCCGCCGGTACGGTACTCACCGCGAGCATGGCCGCGTACGCGCTGTCCCGGCTGCGGTTCCGCTACCGCCGGCTGGTCTACTGGTTCGTGCTCTGCGGCCTGCTCATCCCGAGTCAGGTGCTGATCGTGCCGCAGTTCCGGGAACTCGGCAGTGTGCATCTGCTGAACACCTGGTGGGCGGTGTTCCTGCCGCAGGTCCCGACCGCCATCGCGATCTTCATCTTCAAGCAGTTCTTCGACGGGATCCCCCGGGACCTCGACGAGGCCGCCCGGATGGACGGCGCCGGCTTCTTCCGGACGTACCGTCGGGTCGTCATGCCGCTCTCCCGGCCCGCGGTCTCCGCCGTGACGATCTTCACCTTCGTCTGGAGCTGGAACAACCTGCTCTGGCCGCTGCTCGCGGTCACCGACCCGGAGTTGATGACCATCCCGGTCGGTCTCGCCGCCATCCAGGGCACCTACGGCATCCGCTACGCCGACACGATGGCGTCGGCGGTCCTCGGCGCGCTGCCGCTGGTCCTGGTCTTCCTGCTCTTCCAGCGGCGGATCGTCGAGGGCATCGCCGGCACCGGGCTGAAAGGCTGA
- a CDS encoding extracellular solute-binding protein, giving the protein MHGPPPAPRPPGPALSRRGVLLGALAGAGAATLAGCASPVGAGLLKTDAAPGAIEYWNLFGGGDGVRMQQIQDAFRRANPDIPLKAITLAWGDPYYTKLSLATVGEEPPDVAISHLTRMKTLVDAGLLQELRPEDLARHGMAPEKFNQRAWQAGLVDGRAYAVPLDTHPFVLFYNTDICQQAGLLDSDGQLKPIVGETAFVDALARVKQVTGGYAATHGINSDPASPFRFFQTLYSQLEGEILADDGARVVLDDAKAGRVLDYLRALTVEEGLIPGGADYPGAIAMFATGQVGFHLNGEWEISTFQTAKMPFGMTLVPNIFGGPHAVQADSHTLILPARPDADRARLDRALHFVRFVLDQSLTWAEGGHVPTWLPFAESDAYRRLNPQSSYAAAADTAVYDPPAWYSGSASNFENVIGSAVGAVEAGQLSPQAAIAQIRTQLSVLAQTPSPV; this is encoded by the coding sequence ATGCACGGTCCGCCACCCGCCCCCCGACCCCCGGGACCGGCGCTGAGCCGTCGCGGCGTACTGCTCGGCGCGCTCGCCGGTGCCGGCGCCGCCACCCTCGCCGGCTGCGCCAGCCCGGTCGGCGCCGGACTGCTCAAGACCGACGCGGCGCCCGGCGCCATCGAGTACTGGAACCTCTTCGGTGGCGGGGACGGCGTCCGGATGCAGCAGATCCAGGACGCCTTCCGCCGGGCAAACCCCGACATCCCGCTCAAGGCCATCACGCTGGCCTGGGGCGACCCGTACTACACCAAGCTCTCCCTGGCCACCGTCGGGGAGGAGCCGCCGGACGTGGCCATCTCGCACCTCACCCGGATGAAGACCCTGGTCGACGCGGGACTGCTCCAAGAACTGCGCCCCGAGGACCTGGCCCGGCACGGCATGGCGCCGGAGAAGTTCAACCAGCGGGCCTGGCAGGCCGGGCTGGTCGACGGACGGGCGTACGCGGTCCCGCTGGACACCCACCCGTTCGTGCTCTTCTACAACACCGACATCTGCCAGCAGGCCGGACTGCTCGACTCCGACGGTCAACTCAAGCCGATCGTCGGCGAGACGGCGTTCGTCGACGCGCTCGCCCGGGTCAAGCAGGTGACCGGCGGGTACGCCGCCACGCACGGCATCAACTCCGACCCGGCGTCGCCGTTCCGGTTCTTCCAGACCCTCTACTCCCAGCTCGAAGGCGAGATCCTGGCCGACGACGGCGCGCGCGTGGTGCTCGACGACGCCAAGGCGGGCCGGGTGCTCGACTACCTGCGCGCCCTCACCGTCGAAGAGGGGCTGATCCCGGGCGGCGCCGACTACCCGGGCGCGATCGCGATGTTCGCCACCGGGCAGGTCGGCTTCCACCTGAACGGCGAGTGGGAGATCAGCACCTTCCAGACCGCCAAGATGCCGTTCGGGATGACGCTGGTGCCGAACATCTTCGGCGGACCGCACGCCGTGCAGGCCGACTCGCACACCCTCATCCTGCCGGCCCGCCCCGACGCCGACCGGGCCCGGCTGGACCGGGCGCTGCACTTCGTCCGCTTCGTTCTCGACCAGAGCCTCACCTGGGCGGAGGGCGGACACGTCCCGACCTGGCTGCCGTTCGCCGAGAGCGACGCCTACCGCCGGCTCAATCCACAGTCGAGCTACGCGGCGGCGGCGGACACCGCCGTCTACGACCCGCCCGCCTGGTACTCCGGCTCCGCCTCCAACTTCGAGAACGTGATCGGCTCGGCGGTCGGCGCGGTGGAGGCCGGGCAGCTCAGCCCCCAGGCCGCGATCGCGCAGATCCGTACGCAGCTCTCCGTCCTCGCCCAGACCCCGTCACCGGTGTGA